One window from the genome of Entelurus aequoreus isolate RoL-2023_Sb linkage group LG04, RoL_Eaeq_v1.1, whole genome shotgun sequence encodes:
- the LOC133648712 gene encoding AN1-type zinc finger protein 3-like, with protein MGDTSERSKPPSLPPRCPCGFWGSSKTMNLCSKCFADIQKKQPGEDCTSKAMQSSGSSQTPAFSSETASSTQSISSAAASSSSSSPPSSAEQPAAEEPSPLFATSREGVSSTETAQGTLCTPMKRPRDSASASESEATPEKRLRAEAKDGDGEETGGTPKQKKRRRCYRCQTKLELVQQELGSCRCGYVFCMLHRLPEQHDCLFDHLGRGREEAVLKMVKLDRKVGRSCQRIGEECS; from the exons GTCCAGTAAAACCATGAACCTCTGCTCCAAATGTTTTGCTG ACATCCAGAAGAAGCAGCCTGGTGAAGACTGCACCTCCAAGGCCATGCAAAGCAGCGGCAGCAGCCAGACGCCCGCCTTCAGTAGTGAGACCGCCAGCAGCACTCAGTCCATATCTTCAGCGGcagcatcgtcatcatcatcgtcgCCACCCAGCTCTGCAGAGCAGCCAGCAGCTGAAGAACCGTCGCCACTCTTTGCCACTTCCAGGGAGG GTGTGTCGTCTACAGAAACTGCACAGGGTACACTGTGTACCCCCATGAAGCGTCCTCGAGACTCAG CTTCTGCCTCAGAGAGTGAGGCCACGCCGGAGAAGCGATTGCGAGCGGAGGCAAAAGATGGCGACGGCGAGGAGACAGGCGGGACGCCCAAGCAGAAGAAACGCCGGCGTTGCTACCGCTGCCAAACCAAACTGGAGCTGGTCCAGCAGGAACTGGGCTCCTGTCGCTGTG GATATGTCTTCTGCATGCTGCACCGCCTCCCTGAGCAACACGACTGCCTCTTTGACCACCTGGGCCGCGGCCGCGAGGAGGCCGTCCTCAAGATGGTCAAACTGGACCGCAAGGTGGGGCGCTCGTGCCAACGCATCGGGGAGGAGTGCTCCTGA